The following are from one region of the Molothrus aeneus isolate 106 chromosome 7, BPBGC_Maene_1.0, whole genome shotgun sequence genome:
- the LOC136558936 gene encoding protein mono-ADP-ribosyltransferase PARP14-like yields MEGQRPCSFPLLVRGDWGPAEPPPSLRKKLLCYFQSQKRSGGGECELRTGDDSGTILVCFACPEVKQRVLERQSHQLHLEGEGELRLFVTEPETAQATKEETFEEKSVPTKALDAMSSLQTKDDTKASKKAESFVPNSELQEEVDSAEASRSVVFENTQRCNPKCLRILLENISGLNIDVDFTVELIPEKNVAVVTFIKNIDTKEFVEKCSQNKRVREFNMTARLLESTQSIKAENLPESISSDYLTVYFESARNGGGPVADIQLFPEENSAIITFCDHKDVTTVLKKKHLLDQTLISVYPYYHSMGTALYGEERPAFKMPDPIGVPLDPYVWQFLQRHANLTQDINQEMAVCHSELKWPQADCANPEVMLCPSPSLCKQEKSTIKLLKTWQQDASTEFSRIMARYIAIKCKVNSSGWEDVKKRLSKDVALMITDISEEMVVIAGNRAAVDSAEKEVRECMKQSEREKQSIEISVSVIPGKYAVLHNAGLEENIQKEYPCLKLFYDDKKKTVQLCGLPAEVYKVKAELLEKVLSMPCTSVPIDRHVFHYLQCVDNKKTSDMLFIREKIIAFYELQDDTLLLYGDAHKDLLEAEKQIKTGLEYKCINVADGEVMKKDQWRDLLLSLLKTYNSSQEIVITWEPVGKENTMIIAGFSKAVTEVYQRLNAFVDRNTIIEKVIPAKSGVIVQFVENEKSGVCKELKKKGVTVRFDTKTPCISLRGPRAEMPEAFNMFQKTVSSLYSKDVPIDKPGAKEFFTERKDLCILEAKQNYSCFIRIKEEEEEQKGGKAGEKVKRKVYYEKNLPGGIMVGVYRGDLCDYPVDVVVNASNDKLKHIDGLAEALSRAAGPALQEECNELVRRQGNLQPGCAVITCPGRLPCKNVIHAVGPRWNRESPEMCVNLLRKTVKKCLQLADIYNHNSIALPAISGGNYGFPSQICADSIVTAIRETLEEITEDRNLKEIHLVSNSEEIVQVLSETVKKVFSAKSFSPKWLNKSQKENRKGDLKMITTNEGLCIRVEKKNIQEAVTDVVVNSVGTDLLFGEGALCKAVLERAGPALKAEFDSKKQSQNSGPGSVVCTSGCAMACKSIFHAIIPKWSGGQTEKDLEHAINFCLKKTEELGLKSITFPAIGTGGFGFPKITVSKLMFDVLFRFSSSNTLKNLQEVHFLLNPHDIDNIQAFTTELARRAHESGNAAAAQPSFIRPVSTNLLGVHEMKIGSITLQVISGDITKEDTEVIVNIANSTFDAKAGVFKAIMDAAGSQVANECAQYAGQCQNGFITTQGGNLLCSKIIHLIADNQVKTLVSKVLHECEQRMYKSVAFPAIGTGQAGLNSAKVADEMLDAIVEFARQKSVQHLQTIKIVIFQTNMLRDFYESMKKREDSDSSKTESESWLSMFKSFFWGKKQSSEKKKSMILEKKVNLVTFQICGESREKVDATESWIKDLILKEQFENTISDEAIENFDETQFAVLEDLQRRKQVTIEILNKLSPPQIKISGISRDVCSVSQKVQEMIKKIKSTEEEQSKAELLYNLVEWRYLGSNDSFVPFDKLTNMRLENAKMAKKPYLDVRIKNKNYKVDLNTLRATDDQGKIKILQRVKKDEDMQSIELPKEWTDMQNEQVKVVELKPSHSEYATVEKLFKTTCSNFNIEKIERIQNRILWQTYQLKKKSICEKNKNQNNERFLFHGTAVSSLSLINFYGFNRGYAGKNAAAIGDGTYFAVNASYSAQDIYSVRHVNGRKHMYLARVLTGQYCAGTAGLKAPPPKSQADPTDRYNSVVDNVSNPTMFVIFNDIQAYPQYLITFK; encoded by the exons ATGGAGGGGCAGCGGCCGTGCTCCTTCCCCCTGCTGGTGCGAGGGGACTGGGGCCCCGCCGAGCCGCCGCCCTCGCTCAGGAAGAAGCTGCTCTGCTACTTCCAGAGCCAGAAGCGCTCGGGCGGCGGCGAGTGCGAGCTGCGGACCGGAGACGACAGCGGGACCATCCTCGTCTGCTTCGCCTGCCCCGAGG tCAAGCAACGAGTTCTTGAGAGACAGTCGCATCAGTTGCAtttggaaggagaaggagaattgAGGTTGTTTGTCACAGAGCCTGAAACAGCACAAGCTACTAAAGAGGaaacatttgaagaaaaatcaGTTCCCACAAAG gcTTTGGATGCCATGAGCAGCCTTCAAACAAAAG ATGATACAAAAGCCTCGAAGAAAGCTGAGAGTTTTGTTCCAAACAGTGAACTCCAGGAGGAGGTTGACTCTGCAGAGGCCTCACGTTCAGTGGTATTTGAGAACACACAGAGATGCAATCCAAAGTGCTTACGGATACTGTTGGAGAACATCAGTGGCCTGAATATAGATGTTGACTTTACTGTTGAACTGatacctgaaaaaaatgttgctgTAGTAACctttataaaaaatattg ATACTAAAGAATTTGTCGAGAAATGTTCACAGAACAAGAGAGTCAGAGAATTCAACATGACTGCCCGGCTTCTTGAATCAACACAGAGCATCAAGGCTGAAAACCTACCAGAGAGCATTTCCTCAGACTACCTCACGGTGTACTTTGAGAGCGCACGGAACGGAGGGGGGCCCGTGGCAGATATCCAGCTCTTCCCTGAGGAGAACTCAGCCATCATTACATTCTGTGACCACAAAG ATGTAACCACGGtcttgaaaaagaaacatttactGGACCAGACACTGATTTCTGTGTATCCATATTACCACTCCATGGGAACAGCTCTCTATGGAGAAGAAAGACCAGCTTTCAAGATGCCAGACCCCATTGGGGTGCCACTAGACCCGTATGTATGGCAGTTTTTACAAAGGCATGCCAATCTGACCCAGGACATAAACCAGGAAATGGCAGTTTGCCATTCTGAGCTCAAATGGCCCCAGGCAGACTGTGCAAACCCAGAAGTTATGTTGTGCCCATCACCATCTCTCTGCAAGCAGGAAAAGTCAACGATTAAGTTGCTCAAGACATGGCAGCAAGATGCTTCCACTGAGTTCTCGCGTATCATGGCACGTTACATAGCTATAAAATGTAAAGTCAATTCATCAGGTTGGGAAGATGTGAAAAAAAGGTTGTCAAAAGATGTTGCTCTGATGATAACTGATATTTCTGAGGAGATGGTGGTGATTGCAGGCAACAGAGCAGCAGTGGACAGTGCAGAGAAAGAAGTGAGGGAATGCATGAAGcaaagtgaaagggaaaaacagagcATAGAAATTTCTGTGTCAGTGATCCCAGGGAAGTATGCTGTGCTGCACAATGCTGGGTTAGAAGAGAATATTCAGAAGGAATACCCATGCCTAAAGCTCTTTTATGATGACAAAAAAAAGACTGTTCAGTTGTGTGGATTACCTGCAGAAGTATATAAAGTCAAAGCTGAGTTACTGGAAAAGGTATTGAGTATGCCATGTACATCAGTTCCCATTGACCGCCATGTTTTCCACTATCTACAGTGTGTAGATAATAAAAAAACATCAGATATGTTAttcattagggaaaaaattattgctttttATGAACTTCAGGATGATACTCTGTTGCTATATGGAGATGCTCACAAAGATCTTCtagaagcagaaaagcaaataaaaacaggTTTAGAATACAAGTGCATCAATGTGGCGGATGGTGAAGTTATGAAAAAGGATCAGTGGAGGGATCTTCTTCTCTCCTTGCTCAAGACATATAATTCTTCCCAGGAAATTGTCATCACTTGGGAGCctgttggaaaagaaaatacaatgaTTATTGCTGGCTTTTCTAAGGCTGTAACAGAGGTTTATCAGAGACTTAATGCTTTTGTAGATAGAAACACAATCATTGAAAAAGTAATCCCAGCTAAATCAGGGGTAATAGTGCAGTTTGTAGAGAATGAGAAGTCTGGCGTTTGTAAAGAATTGAAGAAGAAAGGTGTGACAGTACGTTTTGACACCAAGACACCTTGTATTTCTCTGAGGGGACCCAGAGCAGAAATGCCAGAAGCATTCAACATGTTTCAAAAAACTGTCTCATCCCTTTACTCAAAAGATGTGCCAATTGATAAACCAGGGGCAAAGGAGTTCTTCACTGAGAGAAAAGATTTATGTATTTTAGAAGCAAAGCAGAATTATAGCTGTTTCATTAGGAttaaggaagaagaagaagaacagaagggtggaaaagctggtgaaaaagtgaaaagaaaagtCTACTATGAAAAAAACCTGCCAGGTGGAATTATGGTAGGAGTGTATAGAGGTGACTTGTGTGACTACCCTGTTGATGTTGTGGTGAATGCATCTAATGACAAACTAAAACACATTGATGGGCTGGCTGAAGCACTGTCAAGGGCAGCTgggccagcactgcaggaggagTGCAATGAGCTGGTGAGGAGGCAGGGGAATTTGCAGCCTGGCTGCGCAGTGATCACGTGCCCCGGGAGACTGCCCTGCAAGAATGTCATCCACGCTGTCGGGCCCAGGTGGAACAGGGAGAGTCCAGAAATGTGTGTGAACCTGTTGAGGAAGACAGTGAAAAAATGTCTACAACTAGCTGATATATACAATCATAATTCCATAGCTCTGCCTGCTATAAGTGGAGGGAATTATGGCTTTCCATCACAGATCTGTGCAGATTCAATTGTGACCGCCATCAGGGAGACCTTGGAAGAAATCACGGAGGACAGAAACTTGAAGGAGATCCATCTTGTGAGTAATTCAGAAGAAATTGTTCAGGTTCTGAGTGAGACagtaaaaaaagtattttcagctAAATCATTCTCCCCAAAATGGCTGAACAAAAGCCAGAAGGAGAATAGAAAAGGGGATCTGAAGATGATTACAACAAATGAAGGACTTTGCATCCGAGTGGAGAAGAAGAATATTCAGGAAGCTGTG ACGGATGTTGTTGTCAACAGCGTTGGCACAGATCTGCTGTTTGGCGAAGGGGCTCTTTGCAAAGCCGTGCTGGAAAGAGCTGGGCCAGCTCTCAAAGCTGAGTTTGACAGCAAGAAACAAAGTCAGAACTCAGGTCCTGGGAGTGTGGTCTGCACCAGTGGATGTGCTATGGCCTGCAAGTCCATCTTTCATGCCATAATACCCAAGTGGAGTGGAGGACAGACAGAGAAg GACCTAGAACATGCAATCAATTTCTGCTTGAAGAAAACTGAAGAACTTGGACTGAAATCGATCACTTTCCCAGCTATTGGGACTGGAGGATTTGGATTTCCTAAAATCACTGTTTCTAAGTTAATGTTTGATGTGTTATTCAGGTTCAGTAGTAGTAACACTCTGAAGAATCTCCAGGAAGTCCATTTTCTCTTGAATCCACATGATATTGATAACATTCAG gCTTTTACCACTGAACTAGCACGTAGGGCACATGAAAGTGGCAATGCcgcagcagcacagccaa GTTTCATTAGGCCTGTTTCTACTAACCTATTGGGAGTTCATGAAATGAAGATTGGTTCCATCACACTGCAAGTAATTAGTGGAGATATTACCAAGGAAGATACAGAGGTTATTGTAAACATAGCAAATTCAACTTTTGATGCCAAAGCAG GGGTCTTCAAAGCAATTATGGATGCTGCTGGTTCCCAGGTAGCAAACGAATGTGCTCAATATG CTGGGCAGTGTCAAAATGGCTTTATTACTACACAGGGTGGGAACCTGTTATGCAGTAAAATCATCCATTTGATTGCTGATAACCAGGTGAAGACTCTGGTCTCCAAAGTGCTTCATGAGTGTGAACAAAGGATGTACAAATCTGTTGCCTTCCCAGCTATTGGAACAG gTCAAGCAGGACTGAATTCAGCCAAGGTAGCTGATGAAATGTTGGATGCTATTGTGGAATTTGCAAGACAAAAATCAGTACAGCATTTACAGACAATTAAGATCGTGATCTTCCAGACAAATATGCTCAGGGACTTTTATGAAAGcatgaagaaaagagaagattcAGATTCATCCAAAACAGAATCAGAATCATGGTTATCTATGTTTAAAT CATTTTTTTGGGGCAAAAAACAatcttctgagaagaaaaagtCCATGATTTTGGAGAAGAAAGTTAATTTAGTCACGTTTCAAATTTGTGGAGAAAGCCGAGAAAAGGTGGATGCAACTGAGTCCTGGATaaaggatttaattttaaaggaacAGTTTGAAAACACTATTTCAGATGAGGCAATTGAAAATTTTGATGAGACACAATTTGCCGTTTTGGAAGATCTCCAGAGAAGAAAGCAAGTCACCATTGAGATTTTAAATAAGCTTTCTCCCCctcaaattaaaatttctgGTATTAGCAGGGATGTGTGTTCCGTTTCTCAAAAAGTTCAAGAAATGATCAAAAAAATTAAGTCTACTGAAGAAGAGCAATCCAAGGCAGAACTTCTTTATAACCTGGTAGAATGGAGGTATCTAGGAAGCAATGATAGCTTTGTTCCTTTTGATAAATTGACAAATATGCGGCTGGAGAATGCCAAAATGGCTAAAAAGCCATATCTGGAtgtcagaattaaaaataagaactaCAAGGTGGATCTGAATACTCTAAGGGCTACTGACGaccaaggaaaaattaaaatccttcaACGTGTGAAAAAGGATGAAG ATATGCAGTCAATAGAGCTCCCTAAGGAGTGGACAGACATGCAGAATGAACAGGTCAAAGTGGTGGAGCTCAAGCCATCGCATTCTGAATACGCAACAGTTGAGAAGCTGTTTAAGACAACATGCAGTAATTTTAACATAGAGAAG ATTGAAAGAATACAAAATCGCATCCTCTGGCAGACAtaccaactaaaaaaaaaatctatctgtgaaaagaacaaaaatcaaaataatgagAGGTTTCTATTTCATGGGACAGCTGTATCTTCATTGAGTTTGATTAACTTCTATGGATTTAATCGTGGATATGCTGGAAAGAATG CTGCAGCCATTGGAGACGGAACCTACTTTGCTGTCAATGCAAGTTACTCTGCTCAGGATATTTATTCCGTTCGACATGTGAATGGCAGAAAACACATGTACTTGGCTCGGGTCCTGACTGGGCAGTactgtgctgggacagcagggctaAAGGCTCCACCACCAAAGAGCCAAGCAGATCCTACTGACCGCTACAACAGTGTGGTTGATAACGTGTCTAATCCAACAATGTTCGTCATATTTAATGACATTCAGGCATATCCACAATACCTTATTACTTTCAAATAG